The region CTCACCACTTTGGTGCTTCTGTGGATCAGGCTCAGATGACAGTTTCCATTTATTTGTTTGGATTTGGCGGGTCACAGATTTTTTATGGTCCTCTTGCAGATCGTTTCGGCAGAATGCCGGTTTTATTGTTTGGGTTGCCTTTGTTCGTAATATCGAGCTTTGGTATAGTGTGGGCACCAACTATTAATTTTATTTTGTTGTTTCGGTTTTTTCAGGGAGCTGCTGTCGGAGCCGCAAGTGTCTGTGCTCGGGCCATAATGCGTGATGTTTTTACTTCAGAGGAACTTCCTGTTGTTTCGTCATATATGTCAATGGGCTGGGCCTTTGTTCCAATTCTTGCCCCTACGCTCGGCGGTATAATTCAACAGCATTTTGGCTGGAAATATTCTTTTATACTCTTGGGCCTTTTAGGACTGATCTTAACCGGATGGCTTGTAATTTGTGTCGGCGAAACTGGCCGTAACCGTTCTACTGGTCTTTCTCTTACGCGCGTTACCAAAGAGTATTGCGGTCTTTTTAAAGAATCAGAATTTAAAAAGAACCTGCTTCTGCTGGTACTGCTGTACAGCGTCTTCAGCTGTGTCAATGTGGCAGGACCTGTTATATTTCAACAACAGTACAATGTCTCTGCCATACAATATGGGTGGATTATGCTGGTTGTAGCTTCAGGTTATTTTGTAGGATCATTCCTTAATAGCAGGCTTTTGCTCAGGATGTATCCTGTCCGTATTATTGGCATGGGGGCGTTTCTTCTTTTCATCGCTGCGTTAGGAGGTTTGCTTATTGAATTGTCTGGGTGGGCGACTGTCAGCACTTTAATGTGTTCCCTATTTGTTGCATATCTTGCTTTGGGGCTTATTTTTGCCAATGCCATTTCGGCGAGTCTGCGTCCGTTTTCTAAACAGGCTGGTATTGCAAGCTCCATGTACGGGGTTATTCTTTTTTGTTCTGGCGCTGTGGTCAGTGCCGGATATGCATTGTTTTTTGAGTCATGCAGCACCAACCTTGCGTATGCATTGTGTCTGATTAGCGGACTGATGTTATTTAGCTATTGGTTCTTTTTCTCAAAAAAAATAAGGAGAGATAAATGTCGTCATTTTTTATCGAGAAGTGCCTGATCCCAAAATTGAAAAACTCCCCGCCTGGCGCAGGGAGTTTTAGGGTACGGAAGAGTTGATTAGTAAAAATTCCGTAATATTTATCCGCTCAGCTATGAAACTTCCGGGTTTGCATTTAAAATCTCGCGCGGGTTTTTGAGCATTAAGATCGCCGCCGCGCCGATAAAACAGCATGTGCCGCAGATTGTGAAGGCCAGCGGGAAATTGTTTATATCCCCCAGCGTTCCTCCAAGAAGGGGACCGCCTATTCCCCCGGCTCCATATGCGAGGAAAATATATGGGTAGTTCTGCCCCACACTTTTGGTTCCGAAAGTATCGGCTGTAATGGTGGGGAAGAGAGCGAAATTACCTCCGAAATTGAAGCCGATAATTGTAGCCCCCGCATAAAGCAGTAAGGCATTGCCGGCCATAGAAGTGAAAGCAAGCAGGGTTGCGCCCTGAATAGCGGTCATTAACAGGATGGATCTTTTGCGGCCCAATTTGTCACTCATGCTACCCCAGATAATGCGGCCCAGTCCGTTGGCGAGGCTGAAGAATACGGCCATAGCCGTCCCCGCCACGGCACTTGCTTCTTCTGCGCTGTAGCCTGTTCCCTGCAAGGCTTCCATGGGATAAAGCTTCATTAGCCCGATGGACATGAGTCCTGCCGCGGCGCTGAAGGTGAAGGTTACGAAGATGAGATAGAATTGTGGTGTCCTGAGCATCTGAGTGGTGCTGAAGTTTTTCTCTTCAGCATCATTCTTGGCATCGGAATTAGTCTCGGGATGGTATCCTTCCGGCATCCAGCCTTCCGGAGGAAAGCGCATCCAGAACGCTCCAGCCGTAATGATCAGGCAGAAGAGCAGCCCGTAAAGTGAGAAGGTGGCGGAAAGTCCCATAGTTTCTATCATGTTGCCCCACGCACCGGCCAGCTTAACCCAGGCCATGGCCCCAAAACCGAATCCTGCAACAGCCAGTCCGGTGATGAAACCCTTCTTATCAGGAAACCAGCGCATGCCCACGGCAATGGGAACAACATAACCGAGGCCGATTCCGGCTCCGCCGATGACTCCGATGAAAATGCACAGGGCGGTAAAGTTGGTCCCGCCGAAAAGTCCTGCAAGCGCGTAGCCAGCTCCGAGCACTAAGGCACTCATAAATGAAAGTCTCATGGGCCCCCACCGGGTGATTTTTTTTCCGGCCCAGACCATGGAAAGCGCAAAGCTGACCAGCCCAATGGAAAAAACAGCCTGAGTTTGGAATTTGGTCCATCCTGCCTCAATAAGCGAGGGGGTGAATACGGACCATGCGTAGATTGCCCCGAGTGCCAGCTGAATGAGTATTGCCCCCATCACGGCACACCATCTGTTCATTATCTTCGCTTCACTCATTTTGCTTCTCCGGTGTTGACGTTGTTTACCCTTTTTTTTCTCCTTATCCGTGCAGATATATGAGCACGCTTGATTTATCTGTGCATTCTATTTTCGGTAAACGGGGTCCAAAACGGCATTCAGCCAATTGTAAATTCTGTTTTTGCCGTTAGTCTGCCGAATGGCCCCGCTTATGGTTATCTTTATAGATACTGTTTATTCAATAATCATTTCTTCAAATGATTGCCGCCAGCCTTTGGGTTGAATTTCTGTTCCGGGATTGAGGTGGCCGATGGCGATAAGCATGGGAATCCAGTATCTGTCAGGGATGTTGAATTCCTTGCGTACGCCTTCGTGATCAAAACCGTCCATGGGATGTGATTCCAGTCCATTGGCTGTTGCTGCATACATCAGAGACATGGCGAAAAGGCCGGT is a window of Maridesulfovibrio sp. DNA encoding:
- a CDS encoding multidrug effflux MFS transporter, encoding MYNVRKRMTLAFILGLVILCQAAIDIYLPSLPQMAHHFGASVDQAQMTVSIYLFGFGGSQIFYGPLADRFGRMPVLLFGLPLFVISSFGIVWAPTINFILLFRFFQGAAVGAASVCARAIMRDVFTSEELPVVSSYMSMGWAFVPILAPTLGGIIQQHFGWKYSFILLGLLGLILTGWLVICVGETGRNRSTGLSLTRVTKEYCGLFKESEFKKNLLLLVLLYSVFSCVNVAGPVIFQQQYNVSAIQYGWIMLVVASGYFVGSFLNSRLLLRMYPVRIIGMGAFLLFIAALGGLLIELSGWATVSTLMCSLFVAYLALGLIFANAISASLRPFSKQAGIASSMYGVILFCSGAVVSAGYALFFESCSTNLAYALCLISGLMLFSYWFFFSKKIRRDKCRHFLSRSA
- a CDS encoding OFA family MFS transporter, coding for MSEAKIMNRWCAVMGAILIQLALGAIYAWSVFTPSLIEAGWTKFQTQAVFSIGLVSFALSMVWAGKKITRWGPMRLSFMSALVLGAGYALAGLFGGTNFTALCIFIGVIGGAGIGLGYVVPIAVGMRWFPDKKGFITGLAVAGFGFGAMAWVKLAGAWGNMIETMGLSATFSLYGLLFCLIITAGAFWMRFPPEGWMPEGYHPETNSDAKNDAEEKNFSTTQMLRTPQFYLIFVTFTFSAAAGLMSIGLMKLYPMEALQGTGYSAEEASAVAGTAMAVFFSLANGLGRIIWGSMSDKLGRKRSILLMTAIQGATLLAFTSMAGNALLLYAGATIIGFNFGGNFALFPTITADTFGTKSVGQNYPYIFLAYGAGGIGGPLLGGTLGDINNFPLAFTICGTCCFIGAAAILMLKNPREILNANPEVS